The Peromyscus maniculatus bairdii isolate BWxNUB_F1_BW_parent chromosome 15, HU_Pman_BW_mat_3.1, whole genome shotgun sequence DNA segment GAGACTTTGCAGGAGAAAGATACAGTGTCCGAGGGAAATAGCTTTGAGGACCTTCTCTGGCTAGCAAAATCCTTGAATACTCGAACCCCTTATTTTGTGTCCAAGTCCATAGTACTAGGCATAAACACCTTCCTGTGTAGTGGACTTCACATCCATGACACAGAGTCTTCTGATGTCCAGGGTAGTTATCATGTACCTGAggattactttgagtttctgattccccctgcctccacctctaaaactgtaggattacaggcatgatccACCACACATGGTTTTCTTTGGTGCTAGAGACGGAACCCCTGTGCATGCCAGTCAAGCATCCTACCACCTAATCTGTATCTCgagttctaattggtcttaataataaaaacctggagtcagatatggggtaaatgctgaaagatcagagaagtaaggAGCAGCCAAATCACCTCTTATCTCCACAAGACTAAAAAAGGGCCAACTTCCTCTCTCCAgttgccttatattcctctctccaccaagtCATATCACTTGCTGtcgtctgtacagacttccagacctctatggttaactaatggctagctctaccctctgatcttcaggcaaactttgttagagcacaaacaaaacattaCCCCTAATCTACATCCCCAGCCACTGGCCATTGACTTTAGacattgctttctgtttttcgATTAAAGCACCTTCATGTTAGTGGCTTCATAACCAGAAAGAAATTGGgttttgcaatttttattttaaccattGAAGTGGAGATCATCAGTAGAGGAACTTACGGAGCATAGTTAAGGTCTCAGGATGTCTGGATCCAGTCCATAGATCACTATCCTTACGAAGAGATATTTACGtgtgcaaacttttttttttgagtactaGAAGTATAGAtttgttaaaaaatgaaagtagagTAGTGAACCAACTCTTGATTGTTGTCCTTTGActggaaggcacacacacacacacacacacacacacacacacacacacacaccactaaaagTTTTGTACTAAAAGTACAAAAGTTTTTGATCTGAGAGTAAAAGTGTAGAAGAGACTCCTTAGAACAGGAGTCAGCTCTTCCAAAAATGTAGCTCAAGagccttttcttttgagacaaagtcttatgtatctcaggctgtcctcaaacttactaagtagccaagaatgactttgaacttcagatacttctgcttctacctcccaagtactgggattataggcctattCTAtcactcctattttttttttttttggtttggttgttttttttattttttatttttcagtgctgTGGATGAAAGACATGGATGGCTTCATAATCTCTAGATGAGCATCGTACCAACTAAGCGGTACCCCAAGACCAAGTCTTATTATACCTTATTATGTAGGGCATGGTGCTACATGTCTGTAAATCCCTGCATTTGGGAGTTAGAGACAGGATGATCAAAGCCATCCGGGGCTACCTGTGAAACCCTGTTCCACACACCTGCACCAAACTCTTGgtaccaaaaaaacaaaatagatgaaACATCGTGTCCTAGCTTGCCATCTGTCAAGAGTAAAACCTGCTGTGATTTTTCCTGTACAAGTGCTATTTCTAGTATCTAGAAAAGTACTGTAGAAATGGGAGATAAGGAAAAATAGAGACAGcatgtatttttcctttaaagcAGAATAAAGATAGACTTATTCAGGGAAAGTGAAGAAAATGCCCAAGAATATAAGGGGTTCCAGAGGAGGAATACCCAGTATGTAAGTTCTGAGAGACTGtttagttatattttattttgtgtgcatggcaTGCGTGTATagcctgtgggagttggttcttacCTCCTCTTATGTGAGCCCAGTGGATGAAACTCGAGTTGTCAAGCTTACTATTATGTGTAGGGTAAAAAGTTCGAGCTCATTTCTGGGTTTTGAAAACACACCAATCCTCAGTCTcaaaaacccaccaatccctgagctcgaaatcccaccaatccccaccGTGGAAATCTCCGCCGTGGAAAACTCTACCGCCAAGAGACCCCATATAAGCCTGCCTCCCACTCAGTTCTCGGCTGCTTCTcacagagcagaggcagccaccctctgtgtctttcccaataaatcCTAATaaaggtttgttgtgtggtgtaaCTTTGTGGTACtccttggctcccaactgtcAGGATACTTTTCCCTTCAGACCTGCAACACTTGCATGGAGGAAACCTTTCCCCCTTAGACTGTAACACTTTCATCCCCTCAGCTGCATCACTTGTACTGGGGAaacctttctcttcagagctaTAACACACCTTTTCCCACTGAGAAACCCCCCCCTATAAAATTTGTCAGTAGTTATATTtcggggggggggcattttcttgactaatgagcGATGTGTGAGAGTTCAGCCCActctgggcagtgccacccctagacaggtggtcttgagttgtgtaagaaagcaggcggagggccggagagatggcccagtggttaagagcactggctgcttttccagaggtcctgagttcaattcccagcatcctcatggtggctcacaaccatctgtaatgagatctggtgccctcttctggcctgcaggcatacataaataaataaattaaaaaaaagaaagaaagaaagaaagcaggctgaacaagccatggaaagcaagcttGTAAGTCCTCTATGACcttgcttcaattcctgccttgaattcatgTCTTGGAGTTCTTTTTATGATAGACTGTGATTGGGACATGTAACCTGAAAACCTCTTTCCCctccaaggtgcttttggtcactgtctttattacagcaacagaaaacagacggAGACACATACAATGCCAGATTAGTATGCATGCCTCTCAGAAGGAAaacagggcaggaagggagaccAAACGAGACTTTCATTTTGTATGGTTTCAAAGCCTGGCAGTGAAATTGTCAATTCCATACTCtgcagggaaggaaagggattCTGAACAAGGCAATAATGACTACTCTCTgcttcacagaaagaaaaagagtatttCAACATGTCCTGTCCTGTTTGAACATGGATAGAAGCAGGAAGCTTCTCCCTGATTTTGTGACGCAGTTTTCCATGGATCGAGGAAGTGAGTGGACACCCAAGACTCCAGGAGACTTAGCTTGGAATTTCCTGATGAAAGTTCAGGCATTAGACTTGACAGCCAGGGATTTTATCCTTCGGCACAAGACGGCGGATGAAGAGAGCGAAGAGGAATTGCTGACCGAAGTGGAGAATTTAGCAATTGAGGACATACAAACTATCCATCCCCTTGATGTCCTTTGTGCCTGCATGCTTTGTTCGCACGGCTCTTTGCAACGGGAAGTCATGTCAAGCATGTACCAGTGCCGGTTCGCTCTCCCCCTGCTGTTGCCAGATGCGGAAAACAACAAGAGCATCTTAATGCTGGGGGCCATGAAAGACTTAGCGCGGCACCCGATGCAGCCCTCGGGAGGACCCCCCAGGGAAACAGAAGCATTTCTGAGTCTCATGAAGGTGCCTGTCATCTCTTTCGTGCGACTCGGACACTGTAGCTTCTCCAAGTCCAGAATCCTCAACGCGCTGCTCAGCTCCTCCCAACAGAAACCACACAAGATCTTTCTCCATCAGGATCTGTCTGTTCCTGTGCTTCCTCCGCAGATTTCTGGCGGCCTGGTGGAGGTCACGTGGTGTTTCCCTGACAACAAGGAGCTGAAGGAATGTCCTCATGTTTTCCAAAAGCCCGTGGCTGTGGCCAACCTCCGTGGGGATCTGGAAAGCTTTTGGACGCAGTTTGGTTTTCTGGTGGAGGTTTCCTCGGCCATGTTCTTTTTCACTGACTACCttggggagagggagtgggaCCTGCTCATGTTTTTAGGAGAAGATGCCATTGAGAGATGCTACTTTGTCCTCGGTCCCCAGGCCAAGGAGAGTGAGGAGGCTCAGATGTTCCAGAGGATCCTGAGTCTGAAGCCGTCACAGCTGCTGTTTGGGGAAGTGGAGGAAGCTGGGGGTAGAAGGAAGACAATGGAGGCCCTTCGGGCTGCCCTCCAGGAAGTAATGTCCTCTTCACTCAGATGTGTGTCCCTAGAAGATATGGCCTCCCTGGCCAGGGAGTTGGGGATTCAGGTGGACCAAGACTTGGAAATTACTCGAGATATTCATGTTTCCCCCAGAACAGCTGAAGGTGAGAACCAACAAACACATCAGACAAAAAGCGCATCTGAAAGCCGAGCTCAGGTGCCAATCACAGAGCCCGGGGCCCAATGTGAGAACAGCCAGAATGCTCGGAATCTGCAACCGACTCCAGTATTCACGCCTCATCCAGTAGACCCGTGGCCCCTGCCTACTACACTTGGAAGTAATTTATACCATGCTTCCTTGATAGGCCCCTGGGTTCCGAGCTCCCGCTTTGGGTCACAACAGAGAGCTAAGTGGTTCTGTCGTTTGCCCCATCAGAACACAAGGGTTCACAGCAGAGGTAAAAGCTTTGGTATTCAGTACTTCCAACCCTGGACATTTTATTCAGGGGAAGGATTCATGAAATATTCAGGGACTCCTCGGGGGTATCATTTGAGTGGAAAATTTGGGAGGTCACAAGGACAGACTTCTCATGTACGGACCCATCCTGAGAGCCTACAGGAAGCAAGAACTTTTCCAAGGTCTGGGACAGTGGCCTCTCATGTGGGTCACTCACATTCTCCAGGTCCACAAGCAGCAAGAGCCGCCGGGAAGCCACAGCCTGTGAAAGCCTGTGCCCAGGGGATGCAGCTGACGGAAGCAACTGGAACATCTATGAGGACAACATCTCATATTAAGTATCCTCACCCTCCATCCTGTCAGCCAGCAGGAGCCAGTCAAGAGCGAAAAACACCTGTTTCTCACCAAGGATCTCAACGAGTAATAAAGGGAAGGCCTTCAGAGCCAGCTTTCCAGCCAGGGTCTCAATCCACATCTGGGAGTAAACTTTCGTCTACTTCCCAGTTCAACTCCCATCAACCCCAGTTCCAGGCCAAACACTTTGAGCCCATTCAACCTTCTCAGAAAAAAACCCTTCATTCCCAGCCTTCCCAGGCTAAatccccacatccccagccttcccAGGCTAAACCCCCTCATTCCCAGCCCTCCCAGGCTAAACCCCCTCATCCCCAGCCTTCCCAGGCTAAACCCACTCATCCCCAGCCTTCCCAGGCTAAACCCACTCATCCCCAGCCCTCCCAAGCTAAACCCTCTCATCCCCAACCCTCCCAAGCAAAGCCCTCCTCATCCAGATCTACTCAGTTCAAGCCACATAGACCCCACCAGTCCCAATCTAAGCCTAAATCTACTCAACATTCATCATCGCAGACCAAACCTTCCCAGGCCAAGGCCTACTACCCAAGAACAGGGAAACGTTAAAGAACATACCCCAGAGACCCATGAGGTatgttctttacatattctgTTCCTCTCATATAACAGTCTGAAGAAGAGTTTTGGTGAAAGACTGATAAGAtgagcaaaacagaaaaaaaaattatgccaaGTCTAAGTGCATAGTGAAGTATCTAAATGTGGAAAATGTGAAAGTAGTTAAGAGTAGGATCTGATtgggcaaggtggcacacacttgtaatcctagcactcttgaggcagaagcagtcagatctctgaggcTAACTACATAACAACATAGAAAGTTCTAGATCAgctgggcgctggtggcgcacgcctttaatatcagcacttgggaggcagagccaggtggatctctgtgagttcaaggccagcctgggctacagagtgagttccaggaaaggcacaaagctacacagagaaaccctgtctcgaaaaacaaacaaacaaagttctAGATCAGTCAGagtacataatgagatcctgtctaaaaaagagagagagaggcgggtggcagtgccacacgcctttaatcccagcactcggtaggcagagccaggcggatctctgtgagttcaaggccagcctggtctacagagtgaaatccaggacaggcaccaaaaactattacatagagaaaccctgtcttgaaccccacccccaaaacaaaagagagggagcaggactgctgtggatattgctttgtataaataaaatgctcattggctagtagccaggcaggaagtataggcaggacaagcagagaagagaattctgggaagtggaaggctgaggcagaaagacactgccagctgccgccatgagaagatgttaaggtaccggtaagccacgagccacatggcaacttatagagtaatagaaaaatgggttaatttaagatataagaattagataacaagaagcctgccagggcatacagtttataagtaatataagtctctgtgtttacttggttggatctgagcagctgcaggactggtgagtgagaaagactggagaaaacttcagctacctAGGACCTAACATCAAGCCAACAAGATCAGTCAGAATTCCAGAAGGCATCATTAATTATACTTGGTGGGTTaccaaaaacagaacaaaacccaaaactaaaCAGGAAGGAGGGGGTGGGTGTCAGGCCAAGCGGGAGTAGGGAAGAGCTGGGGATGGACATGATcgttgcatgtatgtatgaaactgtcaaataatAAATGCAAGATGGAAAAAGAATAGGACCTAAGGATACATAAATTAATTGAATCCAACATTTCTTACTAGGTAAGGTGTGGTTTGACCCCAGGGGAGTTTGTGGGATAGCTACATGTATGAAGAATGGAGTTACAGTGTAATGTAAAGTGATAAAAATATGGAGCTCAAATTATCTCAGTGTTGAAGAAAAACTGCTTCACTTTATGACCAGCCACTGAGCAGAGACACTGCGCTATTGTACCAGTTAAATCACCTTGCTTGTGGTAATAGCCCAATTTTCATACCTGATAAGACTATCTCACTTGGTCCTTACACATAGAAATAATGAGTGTTCAACAAAACACATAATATTACATGTACATTGGGACTGATTTATGTATGTTTCATATTTTGTATACAATAGCTAAGAAAATTTAGCTCATTAGAGGTTTCTGatattatatttttagtttaattATTTGAAATCAGAAATGTGTTAGtgagtttttaattttagagTTAAGTTGAAAAGATTAAGATAAATTTACAAAGAGTGTAAGTAATGTTTGAGAGGATGTATGGTTCAGAggaattaaaattttcataaattcATTCTTCTGAACATTTGGATAACGTCTGCTAGTTAGCAgtgttaaataaaaagaataaattcaatCCAGATATTTAGCTGGAGCTTCTCTAAGTTTTTAAGTGATACCAAATACCGATAAAAGGCTACATTAGCTGAACATGCTGATACACACCTTGACCTTAACACTTAGGAGATTGAGGAAGGGGATCGAGGTTCAAGCCAGCAGCACATAGtgagaccaagtctcaaaaaccaaaaacaagctgCCTTAAGGTAGATGTGAAATTTTACCTCGTTTAGAAATAAAGTAAGACTATAAATTGGACTAAACATCTCAGTTTTTTAATttgactattttttaat contains these protein-coding regions:
- the Card6 gene encoding caspase recruitment domain-containing protein 6 isoform X1 gives rise to the protein MRGSQPASQEAMATERASSEIIEKQRTKLLHVLQQDPDSILDTLASRRLISEDEYEMLEEIPEPLKKSRKLLIVVQKKGEESCRRFLQCLSDASPEAATVLGFNYQVPHQGTEASRSAEVSRDPADPFSLGRKTPGNDEISVLSEEKGCVDWETPEFFRYEESKERETSRSSREKEEGRGASQVLASHSVGRVEYEDPTSITYLSDGERYEEPDDSLYLAEGEYPESVGYPGDVEAIVEEGASDDLRCFAYDEEDHEYEETVEFSNEESSCESSENSISLEEEEKSTEERKRVFQHVLSCLNMDRSRKLLPDFVTQFSMDRGSEWTPKTPGDLAWNFLMKVQALDLTARDFILRHKTADEESEEELLTEVENLAIEDIQTIHPLDVLCACMLCSHGSLQREVMSSMYQCRFALPLLLPDAENNKSILMLGAMKDLARHPMQPSGGPPRETEAFLSLMKVPVISFVRLGHCSFSKSRILNALLSSSQQKPHKIFLHQDLSVPVLPPQISGGLVEVTWCFPDNKELKECPHVFQKPVAVANLRGDLESFWTQFGFLVEVSSAMFFFTDYLGEREWDLLMFLGEDAIERCYFVLGPQAKESEEAQMFQRILSLKPSQLLFGEVEEAGGRRKTMEALRAALQEVMSSSLRCVSLEDMASLARELGIQVDQDLEITRDIHVSPRTAEGENQQTHQTKSASESRAQVPITEPGAQCENSQNARNLQPTPVFTPHPVDPWPLPTTLGSNLYHASLIGPWVPSSRFGSQQRAKWFCRLPHQNTRVHSRGKSFGIQYFQPWTFYSGEGFMKYSGTPRGYHLSGKFGRSQGQTSHVRTHPESLQEARTFPRSGTVASHVGHSHSPGPQAARAAGKPQPVKACAQGMQLTEATGTSMRTTSHIKYPHPPSCQPAGASQERKTPVSHQGSQRVIKGRPSEPAFQPGSQSTSGSKLSSTSQFNSHQPQFQAKHFEPIQPSQKKTLHSQPSQAKSPHPQPSQAKPPHSQPSQAKPPHPQPSQAKPTHPQPSQAKPTHPQPSQAKPSHPQPSQAKPSSSRSTQFKPHRPHQSQSKPKSTQHSSSQTKPSQAKAYYPRTGKR
- the Card6 gene encoding caspase recruitment domain-containing protein 6 isoform X2, with amino-acid sequence MATERASSEIIEKQRTKLLHVLQQDPDSILDTLASRRLISEDEYEMLEEIPEPLKKSRKLLIVVQKKGEESCRRFLQCLSDASPEAATVLGFNYQVPHQGTEASRSAEVSRDPADPFSLGRKTPGNDEISVLSEEKGCVDWETPEFFRYEESKERETSRSSREKEEGRGASQVLASHSVGRVEYEDPTSITYLSDGERYEEPDDSLYLAEGEYPESVGYPGDVEAIVEEGASDDLRCFAYDEEDHEYEETVEFSNEESSCESSENSISLEEEEKSTEERKRVFQHVLSCLNMDRSRKLLPDFVTQFSMDRGSEWTPKTPGDLAWNFLMKVQALDLTARDFILRHKTADEESEEELLTEVENLAIEDIQTIHPLDVLCACMLCSHGSLQREVMSSMYQCRFALPLLLPDAENNKSILMLGAMKDLARHPMQPSGGPPRETEAFLSLMKVPVISFVRLGHCSFSKSRILNALLSSSQQKPHKIFLHQDLSVPVLPPQISGGLVEVTWCFPDNKELKECPHVFQKPVAVANLRGDLESFWTQFGFLVEVSSAMFFFTDYLGEREWDLLMFLGEDAIERCYFVLGPQAKESEEAQMFQRILSLKPSQLLFGEVEEAGGRRKTMEALRAALQEVMSSSLRCVSLEDMASLARELGIQVDQDLEITRDIHVSPRTAEGENQQTHQTKSASESRAQVPITEPGAQCENSQNARNLQPTPVFTPHPVDPWPLPTTLGSNLYHASLIGPWVPSSRFGSQQRAKWFCRLPHQNTRVHSRGKSFGIQYFQPWTFYSGEGFMKYSGTPRGYHLSGKFGRSQGQTSHVRTHPESLQEARTFPRSGTVASHVGHSHSPGPQAARAAGKPQPVKACAQGMQLTEATGTSMRTTSHIKYPHPPSCQPAGASQERKTPVSHQGSQRVIKGRPSEPAFQPGSQSTSGSKLSSTSQFNSHQPQFQAKHFEPIQPSQKKTLHSQPSQAKSPHPQPSQAKPPHSQPSQAKPPHPQPSQAKPTHPQPSQAKPTHPQPSQAKPSHPQPSQAKPSSSRSTQFKPHRPHQSQSKPKSTQHSSSQTKPSQAKAYYPRTGKR